One Roseimaritima multifibrata DNA window includes the following coding sequences:
- a CDS encoding alpha/beta hydrolase produces MPTKFLLPFLTSMLLLPSTLVFAQDRAEIPLWPAAAPGETGDVEPEHALPKRENENPPKLRIGNVSKPVMTLFKPENPDPKGTTVIVAPGGGYSILAYSHEGSEICEWLNSIGVTAVLLKYRVPRRSEENFHELPLMDAQRAIRMVRSKAAEWNINPDRIGMLGFSAGGHLTVMAGTNGGKASYEAVDEIDQLSPQLNFMIPIYPAYLLNKKTNQLNTNIVVNKDIPPAFIAITFDDSERAVGAAMLLVAMKKVDVPCELHVYRNGGHGYGMRASKNAVSKWPELCRDWFAASGLIE; encoded by the coding sequence ATGCCGACTAAGTTCCTGTTGCCATTTTTGACGTCAATGTTGCTGTTACCTTCCACACTTGTCTTTGCTCAGGATCGTGCGGAAATCCCACTTTGGCCGGCTGCGGCTCCAGGCGAAACCGGCGACGTTGAGCCCGAGCATGCGCTGCCAAAGCGTGAAAACGAAAACCCGCCAAAGCTGCGGATCGGCAATGTGTCGAAACCAGTGATGACACTTTTCAAACCGGAGAATCCGGACCCCAAAGGTACAACCGTAATCGTTGCTCCCGGAGGCGGTTATTCGATCTTGGCTTACAGCCACGAAGGATCCGAAATCTGTGAGTGGTTGAATTCGATCGGAGTGACCGCAGTCTTACTGAAGTATCGAGTCCCACGGCGAAGCGAAGAAAATTTTCACGAGCTGCCTCTGATGGACGCTCAGCGAGCGATCCGGATGGTCCGATCGAAGGCAGCCGAGTGGAATATCAATCCAGACCGGATTGGAATGTTGGGGTTCAGTGCCGGCGGCCATCTGACGGTGATGGCGGGGACCAATGGTGGTAAAGCTTCCTACGAAGCGGTCGACGAAATCGATCAGCTTAGTCCTCAGCTGAATTTCATGATCCCCATTTATCCCGCTTATTTGTTGAACAAAAAAACGAATCAGCTGAATACAAACATCGTGGTCAATAAAGATATCCCGCCGGCATTCATCGCGATCACTTTTGACGATTCAGAGCGAGCCGTGGGAGCGGCGATGTTGTTGGTCGCGATGAAGAAGGTTGACGTGCCCTGCGAACTGCACGTCTATCGCAACGGGGGCCATGGGTATGGGATGCGAGCTTCAAAGAACGCCGTATCGAAGTGGCCTGAATTGTGCCGCGACTGGTTCGCAGCATCCGGTCTGATCGAATAA